Proteins encoded in a region of the Scrofimicrobium sp. R131 genome:
- a CDS encoding LacI family DNA-binding transcriptional regulator, which produces MADRQRSVSTKDVAALAGVSIGTVSNVLNAPHKVAEATRLRVNGAIRELGWERNENARQLRAGRSNTIGMLVPNLYNPHFAELFHGAEEFLYERGFIVNVSNANELPEREELILDQFRRQRVGGVMMAPVGAAMASAANLMERQIPVVLLDEANNSEFSGVGSDNFTGGLLAGHHLIDQGHHRIAFVGASERLVQVRDRLRGCQVAVQAHPGASLRVISTAQMDPEAGRRAAEEVLKLDLPFRPTAVFCASDLVAMGFLQGMTAAGLRVPEQMAIIGYDDIDFAASAAVPLSSIRQPTHQMGREAASLLLGAMNAISQTGEMPRISKLFNPDLVVRESTLRS; this is translated from the coding sequence ACCGTCTCGAACGTGCTGAACGCCCCGCACAAGGTGGCGGAGGCAACGCGGCTGCGGGTGAACGGGGCGATTCGCGAACTTGGGTGGGAGCGAAATGAGAACGCTCGCCAGTTACGGGCGGGACGCTCAAATACGATCGGCATGCTGGTCCCAAACCTCTACAACCCGCATTTTGCCGAGCTTTTTCACGGGGCTGAAGAGTTCCTCTACGAACGCGGATTTATCGTCAACGTTTCCAACGCCAACGAGCTGCCCGAGCGGGAAGAGCTGATCCTGGATCAGTTCCGGCGCCAACGTGTGGGCGGGGTGATGATGGCCCCGGTGGGGGCAGCTATGGCTTCAGCCGCCAACCTGATGGAACGTCAGATCCCCGTGGTGCTCCTGGACGAGGCGAACAACTCTGAGTTCTCGGGCGTCGGGAGCGACAACTTCACCGGCGGGCTGCTGGCCGGTCACCACCTGATCGATCAGGGCCACCACCGGATTGCCTTTGTGGGAGCCAGCGAGCGGTTGGTGCAGGTGCGCGATCGCCTGCGGGGGTGCCAGGTGGCGGTTCAGGCACACCCGGGCGCGTCGCTCCGAGTAATCTCCACCGCTCAGATGGATCCCGAGGCGGGACGCCGAGCAGCTGAAGAGGTACTGAAACTGGACCTGCCGTTCCGCCCGACCGCAGTCTTTTGTGCCTCGGACCTGGTCGCCATGGGGTTCTTGCAGGGGATGACGGCCGCGGGCCTGCGGGTCCCCGAACAGATGGCCATCATCGGGTACGACGACATTGATTTTGCGGCCTCGGCCGCGGTGCCGCTGTCTTCCATCCGTCAGCCCACCCATCAAATGGGCCGGGAGGCCGCCAGTTTGCTGCTGGGCGCTATGAACGCCATCTCTCAGACCGGCGAGATGCCCCGGATCTCGAAACTGTTCAACCCGGACCTGGTGGTGCGCGAGTCGACCCTGCGGTCCTAG